A region from the Malus domestica chromosome 07, GDT2T_hap1 genome encodes:
- the LOC103410245 gene encoding uncharacterized protein, which produces MSSEALQVAKVYRHLLKAVKKHVAKEESKRHFIKYAAEEFRNNCKLSDPSSIQHKIKLAENYTLLLNSVHHHKDLLFSYNIAVDRSDEMKRVLGKSAASVGLQLPEVYQP; this is translated from the exons ATGAGCAGCGAGGCTTTGCAAGTTGCCAAGGTGTACCGCCACCTTCTCAAAGCCGTGAAGAAACATGTTGCCAAAGAAGAGAGTAAGAGGCATTTTATAAAGTATGCAGCCGAAGAATTTAGGAACAACTGCAAACTGTCAGACCCATCTTCTATTCAGCATAAGATTAAGCTTGCCGAGAACTACACTTTACTTCTTAACAGTGTGCACCATCACAAG GACTTGTTGTTCTCTTACAACATTGCTGTGGATAGATCAGATGAGATGAAGAGAGTGCTCGGAAAATCGGCTGCAAGTGTGGGTCTTCAACTTCCTGAGGTCTATCAACCTTGA
- the LOC103410250 gene encoding salt stress-induced hydrophobic peptide ESI3-like: MGSETFPEVILAIILPPVGVFLRFSCGVEFWICLLLTILGYIPGIIYALCVLVV; this comes from the exons atgggttCAGAAACGTTTCCGGAAGTGATATTGGCAATCATCCTCCCACCTGTTGGAGTCTTCCTTCGTTTTAGCTGTGGA GTGGAGTTCTGGATATGTTTGTTGCTGACAATATTGGGATATATACCCGGAATCATATATGCATTATGTGTCCTTGTCGTATAA